A window of Flavobacteriales bacterium contains these coding sequences:
- a CDS encoding c-type cytochrome codes for MKFSKYIYLLLTLILFSCQRDIPYIEPFVYNPTYVVLEKPKGFPQASIPADNPMTEEGIKLGKKLFYDPILSGDNTMSCADCHFQANSFSDPVQFSVGIEGVLGDMNASTIVNPAWNTSNFWDGRSVTLEDQAFGPVTSFIELHSPSWQEVSRKLMANDTYKNMFREAFNIEVIDSNYVVKAIAQFERTLISADSKFDKFLDYRASLTPSELRGKEIFTTEKGDCFHCHSYPLFTSNDFHNNGLDPELEMDNGRFNVTRDVNDKGKFKSPSLRNIELTAPYMHDGRFQTLEEVIEHYNFGGHNSTTIDPLMKKVGIGLGLSQQNKVDLINFLKTLTDTSFINNPNFQP; via the coding sequence TTGAAATTCAGTAAATACATATATCTACTTTTAACATTGATACTCTTTTCTTGTCAAAGAGATATCCCATATATAGAACCATTTGTTTACAATCCTACTTATGTAGTTTTAGAAAAACCTAAGGGCTTTCCACAAGCTAGTATTCCAGCAGATAACCCTATGACAGAAGAAGGTATTAAATTAGGTAAAAAACTTTTCTACGACCCTATTCTTTCAGGAGATAACACAATGTCTTGTGCTGATTGTCATTTTCAGGCCAATTCTTTCAGTGACCCCGTACAATTTAGTGTTGGTATAGAAGGTGTCTTGGGCGATATGAATGCTTCTACCATTGTAAATCCAGCATGGAACACTTCAAACTTTTGGGACGGCAGGTCTGTTACTTTAGAAGACCAAGCTTTTGGACCTGTTACGAGCTTTATAGAATTACATTCGCCCAGTTGGCAAGAGGTAAGTCGTAAGCTTATGGCAAACGACACCTACAAAAACATGTTTAGAGAGGCATTCAATATTGAAGTTATTGATTCAAATTACGTTGTTAAGGCCATTGCTCAATTTGAAAGAACATTAATTTCTGCCGATTCTAAATTCGATAAATTCTTGGATTATAGAGCAAGTCTTACCCCATCTGAATTGAGAGGTAAAGAAATTTTCACCACAGAAAAAGGGGATTGTTTTCACTGTCACTCCTACCCTTTATTCACAAGTAATGATTTCCATAACAATGGTCTAGACCCTGAATTAGAAATGGACAACGGTAGGTTTAATGTTACAAGAGATGTTAATGATAAAGGCAAGTTTAAAAGCCCATCTCTTAGAAATATCGAACTCACAGCACCATACATGCATGATGGTAGATTTCAAACCCTAGAAGAGGTTATTGAACACTATAATTTTGGCGGTCATAATTCAACTACTATTGACCCACTAATGAAAAAAGTTGGTATAGGATTAGGTTTGAGCCAGCAAAACAAAGTAGATTTGATAAATTTTCTAAAAACCTTGACAGATACAAGTTTTATCAATAATCCCAATTTTCAACCTTAG
- a CDS encoding T9SS type A sorting domain-containing protein gives MRRIIQIYLTVSFMTLISSEAFSQLRCGTMQRWTAEIKDHPHLIEKRQKIENDLIKWQKSTALNSYNIPVVFHILYENESENISLEQIQSQLDVLNQDFNRTNTDANQTPAEFLNVAANCNINFCLAQRTPNNDSTSGITYTQTDISSFSLYDNRIFQDSLGGKTIWDSKRYLNIYVCDLTNALGFSSFPGGIENRDAIVINYSNFGTIDVSPPFNKGRTATHELGHWLNLFHIWGDSNCGNDQVQDTPTQDTENYGCPSHPSPSCSNNGDMFQNFMDYTDDACMNLFTEGQKDRMHATLNSQRTDLIQSQACALPYEDVGINENISPANNQDYCGYDFELITSLFNYSTSSVYESQIFFQIDDGETQMMEWNGDLLPNSSVEINLGNFTLSGGQHTLLIYSSSPNGFRDLNPNNDTLLVNFNLKDGTPFEFQIQTDNYAEENRWEILNNNNEIIAFENELESNQLNTFSFCQDIDSCYTLIVYDEYEDGICCDFGNGFISINNQIFNGNFNSEIEFDLCTISTIKDLSQQDALFIYPNPSNGELTIESPFDIETIKIYDLMGKIVLEKNCQNKLEWLSLSFLNKGPYVVLISTQNNYVYHKKIIIQ, from the coding sequence ATGAGGCGAATAATCCAAATATATTTAACTGTTTCATTTATGACACTCATATCTTCTGAGGCATTTTCTCAGCTTAGATGTGGTACTATGCAAAGATGGACTGCTGAAATCAAAGACCATCCTCACCTCATTGAAAAGCGTCAAAAAATTGAAAATGACCTAATAAAATGGCAAAAAAGTACCGCTTTAAACTCATACAACATTCCTGTAGTATTCCATATTCTTTATGAAAACGAAAGCGAGAACATTAGTTTAGAACAAATTCAAAGCCAGCTTGATGTGCTTAATCAAGACTTTAATCGAACTAATACTGATGCCAATCAAACACCTGCAGAATTCCTTAATGTTGCAGCCAACTGCAATATCAATTTCTGTCTAGCTCAGCGAACACCTAATAATGACAGTACATCGGGCATTACCTACACCCAAACCGATATAAGCTCTTTTTCTTTATACGACAACCGAATTTTTCAGGACTCTTTGGGAGGTAAGACTATTTGGGACTCAAAAAGATATTTAAATATCTACGTTTGTGATTTAACCAATGCCCTTGGTTTCTCCTCCTTTCCAGGAGGTATTGAAAATAGAGATGCCATAGTCATTAATTACAGTAATTTTGGAACTATAGATGTTTCTCCTCCATTTAACAAAGGTAGAACTGCTACTCATGAGCTTGGTCATTGGCTCAATCTATTTCATATTTGGGGCGATAGCAATTGTGGAAACGACCAAGTGCAAGACACTCCTACACAAGATACAGAAAACTACGGCTGTCCTTCACACCCTAGTCCATCTTGCTCAAATAATGGGGATATGTTTCAAAACTTTATGGACTATACAGACGATGCCTGTATGAATCTTTTTACAGAAGGACAAAAAGATAGAATGCACGCCACCCTAAATTCACAAAGAACAGATTTAATTCAATCGCAAGCCTGTGCACTACCCTATGAAGATGTTGGTATCAATGAAAATATATCTCCAGCTAATAACCAAGACTATTGCGGCTATGATTTTGAATTAATAACTTCACTATTTAACTATTCAACTTCTAGTGTTTACGAATCTCAAATCTTTTTTCAAATTGATGATGGAGAAACACAAATGATGGAATGGAATGGTGACCTTCTGCCAAACTCCTCAGTAGAGATAAATCTTGGCAATTTCACTTTATCAGGAGGTCAACATACACTTTTAATTTATTCATCTTCTCCAAACGGGTTTCGTGATTTAAATCCCAACAATGACACGCTTTTGGTAAATTTTAATCTGAAAGATGGCACTCCATTTGAATTTCAAATTCAAACTGACAACTATGCTGAAGAAAACAGATGGGAAATACTTAATAATAACAACGAGATAATAGCATTTGAAAATGAACTTGAAAGCAATCAGCTCAATACGTTTAGTTTTTGTCAAGATATTGACAGTTGTTACACACTAATAGTTTACGATGAATATGAAGATGGCATTTGTTGCGATTTTGGTAATGGCTTTATTTCTATCAATAATCAGATATTTAACGGTAATTTTAATTCCGAAATTGAATTCGACTTATGCACTATTTCAACAATAAAGGATTTATCTCAACAAGACGCCTTGTTTATTTATCCAAATCCCAGTAATGGAGAGCTTACAATTGAATCCCCATTTGACATTGAAACCATAAAAATTTATGATTTAATGGGTAAGATTGTATTAGAAAAAAATTGCCAAAACAAACTAGAATGGTTAAGTTTGTCCTTTCTTAATAAAGGACCATATGTAGTTCTTATTAGTACCCAAAACAATTACGTTTATCATAAAAAAATAATCATTCAATGA